A portion of the Chloroflexota bacterium genome contains these proteins:
- a CDS encoding DsbA family protein, which yields MAKLSCDVFYDYTUPFVYNAAVWLESAQETAGDELELNWRGFLLEQINSKEGADWKVWEQPDDYEFRGMWALRAGEAAKAQGSEVFKKFHMALLRARHEERVNVGDREALMEIAGRVGLDLEQFRADMEDPATKDKVAADHIEAVESFGVFGTPTFVFPNGAAAFVKLLKPPEARASRALELLAEMMEDHIYIGEVKRPQPPWPKGAFTAGS from the coding sequence ATGGCGAAGCTTTCTTGCGACGTGTTTTATGACTACACCTGACCCTTTGTCTACAACGCAGCCGTGTGGCTGGAGTCGGCACAAGAGACGGCGGGTGACGAACTGGAACTGAACTGGCGCGGCTTCCTGCTGGAGCAGATCAACAGCAAGGAGGGCGCGGACTGGAAGGTCTGGGAGCAACCTGACGATTATGAGTTCCGGGGCATGTGGGCGCTCCGGGCTGGCGAGGCCGCCAAGGCACAGGGATCTGAAGTGTTCAAGAAGTTCCATATGGCCCTACTCCGAGCCCGGCACGAGGAGCGCGTCAACGTCGGCGACCGCGAGGCGCTGATGGAGATTGCGGGTCGTGTGGGGTTGGACCTCGAGCAGTTTCGCGCCGACATGGAGGACCCGGCGACCAAGGACAAAGTGGCCGCCGACCACATAGAGGCCGTCGAGAGCTTTGGCGTCTTCGGCACCCCCACGTTCGTGTTCCCCAACGGCGCCGCGGCCTTCGTCAAGCTGCTCAAACCGCCAGAGGCCCGCGCCTCCCGCGCATTGGAGTTGCTGGCAGAAATGATGGAGGACCACATCTACATCGGCGAAGTGAAGCGTCCCCAGCCGCCGTGGCCCAAGGGCGCCTTCACCGCCGGGAGTTAG
- the rnc gene encoding ribonuclease III codes for MNLDLAQVEQALGVGFHDAGLLRLSLTHSSYVNEHPQDTPASNERLEYLGDAFLDMVVARKLYLDHPEMTEGDLTEARASLVRGETLSAAAVELGLGEHLLLGQGEEQTGGRAKPNNLACALEALVGAVYLDQGHEAAEVFVLRVLQPYIGAVGANQVAQDPKSLLQEMAQAKGLGVPRYRALSESGPGHDRTFTVEVVVADEALAQGSGRRKVEAERQAARAALAHIERALAGGANEPETAP; via the coding sequence ATGAACCTGGACCTGGCGCAGGTCGAGCAGGCCCTAGGCGTCGGATTCCACGACGCGGGTCTGCTGCGCCTGAGCCTGACCCACAGCTCCTACGTCAACGAGCACCCCCAAGACACTCCCGCATCCAATGAGAGGCTGGAGTACTTGGGGGACGCCTTTTTGGACATGGTAGTTGCCCGCAAGCTGTACCTTGACCACCCCGAGATGACCGAGGGGGACCTCACGGAGGCGCGGGCCTCCCTCGTACGCGGCGAGACTTTGAGCGCGGCGGCAGTTGAGCTGGGTCTCGGCGAGCACCTGCTGCTGGGCCAAGGTGAAGAGCAGACGGGCGGCAGGGCCAAGCCCAACAATCTTGCGTGCGCACTGGAGGCACTTGTGGGGGCCGTCTACCTTGACCAGGGCCACGAGGCGGCGGAGGTCTTTGTGCTGCGTGTCTTGCAGCCCTACATCGGAGCAGTTGGCGCCAATCAAGTAGCGCAGGACCCCAAGTCCCTGCTACAAGAGATGGCGCAAGCCAAAGGACTTGGCGTTCCGCGTTACCGGGCGCTCTCGGAATCGGGGCCGGGGCACGACCGCACCTTCACCGTTGAGGTTGTCGTAGCCGACGAGGCGCTCGCGCAGGGCAGCGGACGGCGTAAGGTGGAGGCGGAGCGCCAGGCCGCAAGAGCCGCACTGGCGCACATTGAGAGGGCCTTGGCCGGGGGCGCGAATGAACCGGAGACAGCGCCGTAG
- a CDS encoding ABC transporter permease, with translation MQRYIIIRLIQSVFTLIGVSIIVFSLARLSGNPLDVLLPDEADDETFIRISELWGLNDPWYVQYFTFVKNASRGEFGPSFKWQGRTAMELVILHLPATLQLASISIGVSVLLAVPIGVMSAVKKGTMLDTIGKLIALLGQSLPSFWLAIVLIWIFAVQLGWFPTSGRGGFSNMVLPAVALGWFSVASFMRLTRSSMLNVLDSEYIKLARIKGLPEWKVVWKHGLKNAAIPPLTVFGAIVVGQMTGSVTIETVFAWPGVGLLALQAVNARDYQVIQAVTMFISVLFIGMNLLIDILYAYIDPRIRFN, from the coding sequence ATGCAGCGATACATCATCATCAGGTTGATCCAATCGGTGTTTACGCTCATTGGCGTGAGCATCATCGTCTTCTCCCTCGCAAGGCTCTCCGGCAACCCGCTCGACGTGCTCCTGCCGGACGAGGCCGACGACGAGACGTTCATCCGCATCAGCGAGCTCTGGGGCCTCAACGACCCGTGGTACGTCCAATACTTCACCTTCGTCAAGAACGCCTCCCGCGGTGAGTTCGGCCCTTCCTTCAAGTGGCAGGGCCGCACGGCGATGGAGCTTGTGATTCTTCACCTGCCGGCAACGCTTCAACTAGCATCCATATCAATCGGTGTGTCGGTGCTGTTAGCCGTGCCCATTGGAGTTATGTCAGCCGTGAAGAAGGGAACCATGCTAGATACAATCGGGAAGCTCATTGCCCTTCTGGGGCAGTCGCTTCCCTCATTCTGGCTGGCCATCGTGCTCATCTGGATCTTCGCGGTCCAGCTGGGGTGGTTCCCGACATCCGGCAGGGGCGGCTTTTCCAACATGGTGCTGCCGGCCGTCGCGCTGGGGTGGTTCTCGGTGGCGTCATTCATGCGCCTGACCCGCTCCTCCATGCTGAACGTGCTGGACAGCGAGTACATCAAGCTCGCGCGCATCAAGGGCCTGCCGGAGTGGAAGGTAGTTTGGAAGCACGGCCTGAAGAACGCCGCCATCCCACCGCTGACCGTATTCGGCGCAATCGTCGTGGGCCAGATGACGGGCTCAGTGACTATCGAGACGGTGTTCGCGTGGCCGGGCGTCGGCTTGCTGGCGCTGCAGGCGGTGAACGCCCGCGACTACCAGGTCATTCAAGCCGTGACGATGTTCATCTCAGTGCTGTTCATCGGCATGAACCTGCTCATCGACATCCTTTACGCGTACATTGACCCACGTATCAGGTTCAACTAA
- a CDS encoding ABC transporter permease: protein MARLRHLTNLIFKEYPVVWLTILFLVLIFPALTADFTAPHDPLKQQLSKRLTPPVWDQTGEKPGSWSNILGTDKQGRDILSRIMHGSRISLMVSLSALAIGGTIGTTLGLVSGYFGRWVDHLIMRVVDTFLALPLILMALVIVAVFGPSFYTAIGVISVLLWSRYTRQIRAEVLSIKALDFVARARVAGCSNLRIIVKHVFPNVVNTLIVLATLQVGTVILLEATLSFLGAGIPRPNPAWGVMVADGRDHIASAWWIAVMPGLAIMFVVLSMNMMGDWLRDKLDPKLRQV, encoded by the coding sequence GTGGCAAGGCTGAGGCATCTTACCAACCTGATTTTCAAGGAGTACCCTGTAGTCTGGTTGACCATCCTCTTCCTGGTGCTGATCTTCCCTGCGCTGACGGCAGACTTTACCGCTCCCCACGACCCGCTGAAGCAGCAGCTCAGCAAGCGGCTCACGCCTCCGGTGTGGGACCAAACCGGGGAGAAGCCGGGCAGCTGGTCCAACATTCTGGGAACTGACAAGCAGGGCCGGGACATCCTGAGCCGCATCATGCACGGCTCCCGCATCTCCCTGATGGTCTCGCTCTCCGCATTGGCAATTGGAGGCACCATCGGCACGACGTTGGGCCTTGTTTCCGGCTACTTCGGCCGGTGGGTTGACCACCTGATCATGCGTGTGGTCGATACATTCCTCGCCTTGCCTCTGATTTTGATGGCCCTAGTAATCGTGGCGGTCTTCGGACCAAGTTTCTACACGGCCATCGGAGTGATATCAGTGCTCCTATGGTCGCGGTACACGCGGCAGATTCGGGCTGAGGTCCTGTCCATCAAGGCGCTGGACTTCGTAGCCCGCGCCCGGGTGGCCGGTTGCTCCAACTTGCGGATCATCGTCAAGCACGTCTTCCCGAACGTGGTCAACACGCTGATCGTGCTTGCGACGCTGCAGGTGGGAACCGTGATTCTGCTGGAGGCCACGCTCAGCTTCCTTGGCGCCGGAATCCCGCGGCCGAACCCGGCTTGGGGCGTCATGGTGGCGGACGGCCGGGACCACATCGCGAGCGCTTGGTGGATCGCCGTTATGCCCGGACTGGCGATCATGTTCGTGGTGTTGTCCATGAACATGATGGGCGACTGGCTCCGCGACAAACTTGATCCGAAACTGCGGCAGGTGTAA
- a CDS encoding ABC transporter ATP-binding protein, with translation MTTESENYREPEKNIGEVVLDVRDLRTYLYTRWGITKAVDGLSFQVRAGETLGIVGESGCGKSMTALTLLRLAPKPAARIVSGEIHLDGENILERPESEMRFVRGQKISMILQDPMTSLNPVFTIGNQMVEALGMYYQEEQQRGLRERAVDILRRMGVAAPERRVLDFPHQMSGGMKQRVVGAMAIAGTPRVLICDEPTTALDVTIQAQYLRLLKQVQAESGVSIIFITHDMGVVAKMCDRALVMYAGRVVEQGDIRTLFKNPSHPYTKALMASVPSMEEKHVDKLYSIEGQPPALFDLPVGCRFANRCEFATDKCVEAYPPSFANEQGHSADCWLLEGQSDWRQVAEAAV, from the coding sequence ATGACCACAGAGTCGGAAAACTACCGAGAGCCCGAAAAGAACATCGGTGAAGTGGTCCTGGACGTTAGGGACCTGCGAACCTACCTCTACACGCGGTGGGGCATCACCAAGGCCGTTGACGGCCTGAGCTTTCAGGTGCGGGCGGGCGAGACGCTTGGCATTGTGGGCGAGTCCGGATGCGGCAAGAGCATGACGGCGCTGACTCTGCTGCGACTCGCACCCAAGCCGGCCGCCAGGATTGTGAGCGGCGAGATCCACTTGGATGGGGAGAATATCCTGGAGCGGCCGGAGTCGGAGATGCGGTTCGTTCGCGGCCAGAAGATCTCCATGATCCTGCAGGACCCGATGACCTCCCTGAACCCCGTGTTCACCATCGGCAACCAGATGGTGGAAGCACTGGGCATGTACTACCAGGAGGAGCAGCAGCGGGGGCTGCGGGAGCGAGCCGTCGACATTCTACGGCGGATGGGCGTGGCCGCGCCGGAACGGCGAGTACTGGACTTTCCCCACCAAATGAGCGGCGGCATGAAACAGCGCGTGGTAGGCGCCATGGCAATCGCCGGCACACCGCGCGTTCTTATTTGCGACGAGCCAACGACTGCGCTCGACGTGACGATTCAAGCGCAATACCTGCGGCTGCTGAAGCAGGTGCAGGCCGAGTCCGGTGTCTCCATCATCTTCATCACGCACGACATGGGCGTTGTGGCGAAGATGTGTGACCGTGCGCTGGTCATGTACGCCGGTCGCGTGGTGGAGCAGGGTGACATCCGCACGCTCTTCAAGAACCCGTCGCACCCGTACACCAAGGCCCTGATGGCCTCGGTGCCCTCCATGGAGGAAAAGCACGTTGACAAGCTCTACTCCATCGAGGGGCAGCCCCCCGCCCTCTTCGACCTCCCAGTGGGTTGCCGTTTCGCCAACCGATGTGAGTTCGCGACGGACAAGTGCGTCGAGGCATACCCGCCGTCCTTCGCCAACGAGCAGGGCCACTCTGCCGACTGCTGGCTGTTGGAGGGGCAGAGTGACTGGCGTCAAGTGGCGGAAGCCGCCGTATAA